The Ipomoea triloba cultivar NCNSP0323 chromosome 4, ASM357664v1 DNA segment CGATATGGAACCATGCAAGACACCGGGGCCGGATGGATTCACTGCGGGTTTTTATCAGAAAACATGGAGCATCACAGGGCAGAGTTTGGTAAGGTCTGCACAACACTTTTTTGAGAATGGCATCCTCCCTCCTGGTTCCAATGATACGCTGATCACTCTCATCCCTAAAATTGAGAACCCAGAGTCAGTCAAGCAGTTGCGGCCTATCGGCTTATGTAACCTGTCTTACAAACTCTTGACAAAAACAATGACGGATAGACTCAAAGATATATCAAAAAAATTGATCGGGCACCATCAATCCAGTTTTGTCCCGGGCAGATCAACCACGGACAATATCCTTGTTTTTCAGGAAGTATTGCACTCTGCGAAAACCAAACAAGGAGCCAAAGGTTGGATGATAGTGAAATTGGACCTCGAAAAGGCTTATGACAGGCTATCATGGAGGTTCCTTGAAGAGACGCTTAGAGACATTGGTTTCAACCAAAACTGGATAAGGAACATTATGGAATGTGTATCCACACCTAGGCTGGCAGTCCTATGGAATGGCCAGAGATCTGATTGGTTCAGCCCCCAACGAGGATTGAGACAGGGAGACTCTATTTCCCctctattttttgtattttgtatggAAAGGCTTAGTCATATAATTCATGATTCGATACAGAATGGTAAGTGGAAAGGGATAAAAGTTTGCAGGAATGGGCCTAATGTCTCTCATTTATTCTTTGCAGATGACCTGCTTTTATTTGGGGAAGCCACCGTGGAACAAGCCATCGAGATCAAGAATTGCTTAGATGTCTTCTGTGCGAACTCTAGTCAGAAAATCAACCTGCATAAATCCTCTGTGTTCTTCTCAAAGAACACGAATCCTGTGGTGCAACAATGCATTAGTGCCACTTTGGGCACTCCAATTGTGGCAGACATGGGCAAGTACCTTGGAGTTCCTTCTTTCCATGGTAGGCTGAAGAAGGAGACCTTTTCAGGGCTGATCGAAAGAATTCGGACGAAGCTAGCAGGCTGGAGATCCAAAGCCCTCTCTTTTGCAGGAAGATACACCATGGCGCAGGCAGTCCTATCAGCCATCCCCTACTATACAATGCAATCAACCCTCCTGCCGAATGGAGTAGTTTTAGCTATTGAGAAAATCATCCGGGACTTCCTATGGGGCAGCAAAGAAGGCGAGAGAAAGTGCCATTTAGTAAAATGAGAAGTGGTAACAAAGAGCAAGGCTCACGGAGGCCTGGGAATTCGGAAGCTGGAACCTATGAATCGTGCCTTTCTTGCGAAACTTGGATGGAGATTAATCCAGAATGAGGACTGTTTATGGTCTCAGATCTTAAAATCAAAGTATTCAGTAACATCATTGGATTGTAATACTTGGAAGCCGAAAGGGAATATGTCAAATGCATGGAGAGGAATTCTTAGCTCAGTACCAATTCTTCTGAAAGGAATAAGGAAATCAGTGAGGAATGGGAGGCACACAACGTTCTGGACTGATGTTTGGCTAGGTGGCAGGCCTCTTCTTCAGCAGGCCACCGACGCCATACCCTTGAGTGATCTCGATAGACCGGTGTCAAGCTACTGGAATGCGGAATACAGCTGGCAGTGGGAGTCTTTAAGCCCCCTGCTTCCTGAGGAGGCCCTCAGTAAGCTTGCCGCATGTGTTCTTTATGACGAGCAGAATATGGATGATATTATAGTATGGAACATGGAAGCATCAGGGAATTTCTCGGTTAGCTCTGCATATGAAATTGCTACAGGGGAGGAGGGTCCCCCGGAAGCGGCAAAATGGAATAACATATGGAAACTTAAAGTTCCAAACCGCGTTCGAACTTTCGTTTGGCTGGTGAAGCATAACCGAATCATGATGAATGATAACAGAGTTAAACGTGGAATGACGGAGTCGGATAGCTGTTGGCTTTGCACTGGAGTCAGGGAGAGCGCAGAACATGTGTTACGTCACTGTCCGATAGCAGACGCGGTATGAAGGTCTGTTCTCCTTGCATTTATGGAGAAGACTAATTCCATCCCTTTCTCTAAATGGCTCGAGGAGGGAATTTCTGACAAAGGGAATGGTAGGCAGCCAATGAATATGAGCATTGTGTTCACGATTACGCTATGGTGGGTCTGGAAGTGGAGGAACGACGCAATTTTCAACAACTTAGTGAGACCTATCCAAACCAAGACCTCCTGGATCAGCGCCCAGGTGGAGGAGATTAATAGAGCATTTTGCAGAGTTGAAGATTCGACCAACAGGAGTAGTTGGCAGAGATTTGCATGGACAAAACCCCAAGTTGGGCATGTAAAAGTAAATATAGATAGAGCGGTTGACATTACCACGTCCAGAGCTAGCTGCGGTGGTGTAATTCGGGATGAGGCAGGTTCTTGGAAGCAAGGCTATACCTACAGCATCGGAAACTGCACTCCTCTGGAAGCAGAAGCTTGGGCACTTCTCAAAGGAGTTCAACTGGCAGCTCACTTGGGACTCAACAGAGTCATCTTTGAGAGTGACTCCACCGAAATTGTGAACTATTTTACTAGGATCAGACCTCCAACAATAACAGCGCATAATATTCTAGAGGCTTGTAAAAGAGAATTGCGCTCTATTGAGGTGTGGCAGATTGCACAGATTGTACGCGAGCAGAATCAAGTTGCTGATTGTTTAGCCAAGATGGCTAGAGGCCTCCACAGAGGTTTGCACATCCTGGAAAACCCACCTGATAGGATCCTAGGCCTCCTAGAGGATGACCGTcttggccttccagtttggcgTGACTACTGTAATGTCTAACTCTTCATGCATTGTTTGGGTATCTCCCTccaagtaaataaatatattaattgtctaatcaataaataaattaaaattaatctaaTAAACTAGACTTCGAATGATAAGCCATCTTCCAAACACTCCAATTGTTTTTTTCCCAGTAACCTTCCGCGTCTTACAGTCTTACTTCCTTTGCAATTAAGGAAAAGCGTcccatataaaaataaaaacagtaaaaataaggagaaaaaaaaaacatttttcctcaaattaCACGCAGGATTTCTTCGTATCGCCTTCCTTTGCTTGTCACTGATAACTCCCCTGttcatcaccaccaccaccaccacctgaTCATGGCGGCACCGTCCTCGTCGGCGTCGGTGAACATCATGCTAGCAGTTTACGAGAAGAAGACTGTGACGGTTGACCTTTACCGCCCCCTTCGCAACTACATCGTGATCAATTACTCCGAGCGCGAGGCTCAGAACCTCGATGATGACCTCGAAACCCTTAAGCAGCTACGTTCTGAAATCGAGCGTGGCTCCTCCGACTCTCTACCCGCCCGCCGCGATCTGCTTCAGAATTACTTTAAAGCCCTATGCGCTGTTGAGTCCCGCTTCCCTATCTCCCCCGATAAGGATCATATCAATTCGGTTACCTTTACCTGGTATGATGCCTTCAAGACCAGGCAGAAAGCTGCTCAGCAGAACATCCATTTaggtaaaattttcaatttcattttggtAGCACTCCGAGATAAAATATTCGAATTTTGTTAAATTAGGCCAATTTGGTTTTCATATTGCTTATGGTGAAATCAAttactataattttgttttattgacaaaaatctATCCTTGTCAATAGAAAAAGCGGCAGTTCTATTTAATTTGGGGGCCTCTCACAGTCAAATAGCACTGAGTTTTGATCGGTCATCGGTTGATGGGCGGAGGCAGGCCTCACACTCATTCATTGCAGCAGCTGGGGCATTTGCTTTCTTGAGAGATAATGTGGCAATGAAGGCATCTATGGGGAGCTCTACCACCGTGGATGTGTCGGTGGAGTGTGCCGGGATGCTAGAAAGACTGATGCTTGCTCAGGCCCAGGAATGTGTATTTGAGAATACTATTGCCAAAGGAAGCAGTCCTGGCGTCTGTTCGAAAATTTCAAGACAGGTTTGTATTCAGGAGTgcatttttccttttgttgcTGACAGGTCTTTCCAGTAATTCTGAACCATTTTGAATGTCATTGTTCTCTGATTTATACTTTTAATGTGCTTGATTTGCATGACCTCCTGTACCTTTTGTTTGGATACCTAGAGCTGCAATGGTTTAACCATAAAGTATACATGATTACAGGTTGGGATCTTTTATGAGGAAGCTTTGGCAGCTTTAAATGTTGCACCTCTTAACCAGCACTTTGAGAAATCATGGCTGGCTCATGTTCAGCTTAAGGCAGCTTTGTTTTATGCTGAGGCTTGCTATAGGTATGGTTTAGAGCTCCACGAGAAAGAAGAGATAGCTGAGGAGATTGCCAGGTTGAAGAGTGGGATCAATGCCTTGTCTGAGGCAAAAAGGACAGCACCAAGAGGAGCAGCACAGCAGTTATTAGATGCAATCAATAAATTAGAAGTCAGCCTAAATCAAAACTTGGATAGAGCTATGAAGGAGAACGATAGAGTCTATCTTATGAGGGTTCCTCCCGCCAGTTCATTATCTCCTCTTCCTGCATTTTCAATGGTCAAGCCTTTGTCCATGAATGAGGTGCTGGATGCAAGCAAGGGGAAGATGTTTGCAAGTCTTGTTCCTGATAACAGTGCAAAATCTCTTTCTAGATATACAGAAATGGTTGATGATGTAATCAGGACTCAAGCTGAGAAACTTCAGCAGGGTAGTGAACTAGCTCGCGTGAGGCTCAAGGAAATGGACTTGCCTGATTCAATTCTTGCCTTGGAGGGAAATATCACTCTGCCTACCGCACTGAAAGAAGAAGTAGAGGCAGTACAAATTTGTGGTGGCCCAGCTGGTTTGGAAGCTGAGCTACAGCAACTCAAAGATCTAAGTAGGGTAAACCAAGAGCTGTTGGTGCAAACTGAGGAGCTTTTGCAAAAAGAGGCAACAGAAGATGCACAATTTAGGAGCCAATTTGGAACGCGATGGACTAGGCCTCAATCTAGTACTCTAACAAAGAACCTGCAGGATAGGTTAAACCGGTATGCGGCAAATTTGAAGCAAGCTGCAGAAAGTGATGCCAGAATTGAGCGATCTGTAAGGGATCATGCAGCACTCATGTCAATCCTTGATCGCCGTCCAGTATGTATATGCACAACCATTCTATTCTGTTTTTCATCTCATTGAATTTGAGATTAAGTTCCTAAATAGCAATACAGATTGGTGCTCATTTGTGTTCCTAGATCCAGTTGCTAAGAAGACACATTGAATTAGACAAAACAGATTaaatttagaaactacattaaataGAAGATTCTGAGAAATCTATGAAAAATCTTGAACATGATATATAGTATTATTGAATTGAGAACACTGTTACTAAACCTTGCGAACACCTTTTACTTGATTTGCACTTATTTGTTTACAGCAAGTTTGCCTGTCATTTGTATGTGCATTATAAGCTTTcacttctaattttttttttcaatgcatCTGTATTATGTGGCAATTGTCATGAGTATTGTGTTTCTGTAGCTAGCTATGTTTTTAACTTGGACCAAATAGTGACCTGCTTGGGGTCGAGTTATAATCTGACTGATCAAACCAGCATGATATATTGATATCATCATGAGGATTACGTTTGTCCAACCACCCTTGACctcttcttcatttttaaaagcaaaacCTGATCCACTTGCTGAGTGGCTTACTTGTGCATTTCAGGCTTTGCACACACAAGTTCAACTCAAAAAGGAAGGCAGCAAacacttttatattttatcacAAACCAAAATAatgagtattatttatttaaaaaaaaaaaaaaactaccttGGTCCAAAAATGTATCCAGATCATGGATTCACCAGCTTTGGCTGGATATGACTGGTTTTTTCCAGTTCAAAAAAATTGTGTAgtttattaaaacaaaattttcaacccTGGTCCAAAACCATATCTGAATCATGCATTCACCATCTTTGGCTGGGTTTGACTGgttttttcaattcaaaaacTTAGTAGTTTATTACTAATTCAGAGAAGATCTGGATCTGTTTCTGGTGAGATCTGCAAGTGTGGTCTCTTTCTCATGGAGCTAGCAAACACAATTCTTACCTGTGCATTTTGCTCTTTGGTAGATTGAATCTGCACTTCCATCCCTGGCAAGACCAATAATGTCTCTGGATGCCAATGAAGATGCTATTGTGGGAGTGCTGAAGCAGAGCTTGGTAATTTACTTTACTACCTCCAGAACTTGCTTTACTGATTGATCTAAATTAGTTGGGTTATAGAATTCTGTTTCTTGTCATAAAGTTTTCTGAGTTTGTCTTGCTATAATGGGCAATGCAAAATTGTAGTGTAACTCTGTAAGTTTCTTGTCAAAAAAGATATGCTTTCTATACTTTCTAGATGTCATGCTAACTATTAGTGTTACTgataaaattacttttttaaaaatattttttgttgggAGTAATTTTGTGTGATGAAGACACTCTAAACTTGCTTTAAAAATTTTGCTTGCATTTGCAGAGGCAATTAGAGAGTCTTGGTGCTCAAAGAGCAGGTCTTGAAGACATGCTGAAAGAGATGAAGAGGAAGGTAAGATCAAAATACGGAGTTTTTATCAAGGCTAGCTTAGTTATTGCATGGCTTTGGTCAAGAAAATTAAGCAATATCATTAACTGATTTGTTACTGAATCCAAAACCTCAACTTTGATCTGATTGGTGCAGGCATGGTCTTTTATGCTGTCTACTATAGAATCTCGTAAATAATTCCTAGATTGGAAGCAACGGTTAACCTGTTAATATCACACACATCTTGTTAACTTCACTTATTTCATATATTCTTATGTTGTGCACTctgatacataatttattaattttagcagtcagaaaatatttatcaattaaattaattatgttaatttGGGTGATCTTCATGATCACAAAGAGACATGGAAAACAGTGCTCTATGGGACAAGGGATCTATATCTGGATCCAAAAGAAACTATGTGTAAATGTGAGACTGCTTCTCTACTGGCAACATTGTCTCGACTTAAACCATTAAAAACTAGAAATTCTGCTAACTTGCTTTTTATAGTGTTTCTAGTTCAACCATTTATTAAATTAAGGGCTTGTTGGATGTGGACAATGAGGCAATCCTCATTTTCTTAAGCATTTATATGGAGTAATTGACTTGTTTGCATGTCTGTTCATTCTCAGGTTCTTGCTTTTTGCTAAGATAGATATTTTTCTAGTCTtgattctttttaatttatttttcaggatGATATCTTGCCTAAGCTGATGACATCTACTGGCTCTCATGAGGATCTTTTTAGAAAGGAGATTGGGAAGTATGATAATATTTGTGAAGAAATTGCAAAAAATCTTCAGGCTCAAGAACAACTATTGATGCAAATTCAGGTCTTCTTTTAAACCATTAAGGTGgctattcttttttaaagtttaatacAGTACATGACTCCTTTTTTTTCCCATTCAGGCTCAAAATGATGATTTTGCTGCAATTTtcaatcttgaagattataAAGGTATGGAGTTAAGTTGTGCACTTCAACCATGGAAGCTACTTAACTAAATTACAACTTCCAAGTTTGTTCTAGTTTAATGCCTTATTAACTAATTACACTTATGCCTTCTAAGGGTTCTGACAACACCAGAAGCCTACTTAGAGTATAAAGAGCTTTTAAACCTTTACTACCAAATGGATTGAGTACTTGGCTACAGTAGAAGTGCCTGTCTAATATGAATGCCTCGATGTccttttgagaaaataaaatatgaggATGAATTGACAgttaatttgtattaattatttacgtgtttttgaaaattttcttgtGCATTATCATCTGTAATAGTAAAGAGAAGCTAAATCTGATGTTTTCCGAACCTGAGGTGTTGAAGAGTTTTTGTGACTAACAGATCTGTTCATGAAAATTTATGGATTTACCTAGTTGGTGAACAAGTTCGTACAGctttttgatttttcttttaacagCTATGTACCATAACATTAGTAAGCAGCTGTGTTacattttattgtttaatttttcatgATTTTGTTACTCATCGGATTAGAGATGTTTGTTATCCCATTGTTAATAATTTCATCTATGCCCACATTTTGAACTTAGTGATAACCTAATCAATAAAATTAGGCAGATGAGTCCACATAGCTGAGAGCTTTTTCTATTAGTAGCAATGTACTTTGGGCCATAATGTGCTTGCTACTCTAATGATGAATCTAGTAAGCAGTTCTGTAACATATTCATTGTTTCAGTTTTTAAGTTTCTGTTACTCATAATGATGGAAGATATCTTTTACCCCATTGTTAATAATTTTGGCTGTGCCCATATTCCATAACCTGGTTAAAGGTGACTTGATTGGTAATATGACTTATTTTTCTATCTATCATTTACATGTCAATTCTTTTCCTTGTTAGCTATAATTAATCTTTGTATCATCATATGCCAATTCCTTTCTTTTTATTCTCACTTTCCTAATGCAAACCTGTTGTTTCCAACCTCTATAATTCATGAAAATTGCCCCCTTTTCCTCTAAATTCTACAGCATCCCGGGAGAAAATGTACAAGCAGATTGAAGCTGCCATAGCGAAATATCGAGAAATCAAGGATAATATCAATGAAGGATTGAAGTTCTACGTTACTCTTCAGGTATCAGTTTGTTTTTTTACTGTTCATTTAGACTTCTTGTCTGGCCAAGTGTTGTTTAGGGgatctttatttttttgctcAGAAGTCATCTTCATCCTGTAACACCTGTAAGTCCTATACTACTATGCCTCTAAATGGACATTATTTATACCCAGTGAAATGGTACACGAGTGGGTTTAAAAGATACGCAAAGCCAAGCTATTAGGTTTGGGATATTGAGATACAGATATGTTCTTAGATATGTGTGATCTAAATGACCTGCAGAATAGAGTGGAATTAAGGGGTTGGAATGTAGACAAATAATAGGGGCAATAATGTTTTTGGGCAACAGCTGGATTTAAACCCTCTAGTTGCAAATTTTTCGAGTCAGTCACTACAGTTCTGTCTTCACTAGATATgtgaaattgaaattgtattgttAACTTGAAGTCTTAAACCAACATGATAAAGTTGGTTTGTCCTTTTtctcttggatttattattaaccTTTTATTAAGCTGTCTGCCGAGCTGGTGCTATTGGAGCAGCAGttcaatgaaaattttgaagtaCTTGGTTCTTTCCTGACAATCTTAAAAAAACTCTCCAATTACAAACTCCATGGACTTCTCTGTTTCATTCAATTCATGTGATGCTCTCACAACTGTCTTGGACGGACatgtttcattatttatttatattcccAATTGTGTGTGCTTGAGTTTATCTGCCACTCAACTCATTACCCCAAAAAGGGGAAAATCTACATTTTAAATTTCACAGTTTGTCTTCCTCTTGCAAGGACatactatattctttttattttgttttgttgaacAGGATGCTATCACAAATATAAAGCAGCAGTGCAGTGATTTTGTGATGACCAGAAATATTCAATGCCGGGAAATGGTTGATGATGTTCAAAGGCAAATTTCGGGCCTGAGTTTTAAGGATAATAAAAACTCAGGTAGCTATAATTACCCTCCTGGTGGGCAACATCATACACCAAGATCAACTTCTCAACCAACCGACCCTGCAAACTCCACCAATGCTGTTCGACTCCAAACTCCTGCTTACCAGCCTCCTCAGCAGCCAACTGTCCCCGGTTACGTTCAAAACCCTCCCCCTTACGGTGCTCCTCAACAGCCACCTCCTTATCATCTGCAAGCTTCTGGTCCCCCGTACCCACCtccccaacaacaacaacagcagccTCAACCTAGCCACGATTATGGTCAGCCTGCTTATCCCGGGTGGCGTGGCCCGTATTATAATGCCcctcagcagcagcagcagcccGGATCTATGCCTCCACCTCCATACACCATTCCTTCTCAATACCCACCGCCTAGCCAGAGTGGCTACTATAGACAACAGTGACACTTCCCTTTTCTagattaacgaggtaaacctcACTCCTGACTGTGTGAGtagtgagtaaaccctcgccctgtgacacTTCCCTTTTCTAGTTTTGCCATTGTGGCTACTATATACACTATATAGTTCTCGGAATATCAGTTGGGTGAAGATTAGACTTATTCGAGATTTGAGAATAGTAGCTGTCCATTGATTTGCATAATGTTGTGTGTAAATGAGTATTACATAGATGATGCTTGAAGTACACCTGTGTATAGGGTTTTCTGCATTATTGATTCATTACGTTCTTTAAAAACCAATCTGCATTTCTTAATACAGTTCTAAGTTCCTAAATTGTTACACTTGAGCGAATTTTGTATGGTTATTTTGTGATATTGAATTGAGTTCTTTTGTGTATGagtatttatatataagtaatgcttaaatttattaaatgctTGATGTAGTatgtattatgaatataatacaTGATTGGAATAAATCATGGAGGGTATGTACATGCTCATACATCATAATGAATAGGTAGATGTCGTTACATATTTTTgttgattaattttaaaaatatgatggtgatgatgaagaatAATTTACTCCGGAcatcataaattttattttatattaaactaattaaattcgAACTAATAAAGCTTTAAATTTTgagaaatcaaattattttaatctaaacaaaattattttagtgtaatataatatttggtGTAACGGGTTGGAGATTAATAAAACTCCATTTGATTATAAAAAAGAAGGATGCCTAGTCGAGTTTCATGACTCCACTACATTtcattataaaaagaaaaagaaaaacttaacaCACTGTattttcattacaacacaattaaagtattattttgatttaactacaattttatttgacattaTGCATTCAATATGCGAAACATGTTATTGAACTTTATTTTATACACGCTGTAGTTTTattataacatcattaaaatataattctaattcaattacgattttattggacaatatacactcaaatatgtgaaatatgttattcaatttcattacaacataactaaaatatcattttgatataactacaattttatttgacaatatatactcaatatgtgagacatgttattcagtttcaatttatacatactgtaatttcattacaacaaactaatgtattattttaattcaactacaatacagtttcatttgacaatatacattcaacATATGAaacatgttattcaatttcattttagatactctataattttattacaacacaactaaagtatcattttgatataactacaatttcatttgacaatatacactcaaaatgtgagacctattattcagttttattttatacacacgGTAGTTTCATTATAATCAACTAAAGAATCATTTTAATTCAagtacaatttcatttgacaaatGAGAATGTATACTCAATATATGAGACATGTTactcaatttcattttagataactatagtttcattacaacacaacaaAAGTATCATTCTGATTCAAGtgtagtttcatttgacaatatacatttaatatgtgaga contains these protein-coding regions:
- the LOC116016221 gene encoding vacuolar-sorting protein BRO1-like, translated to MAAPSSSASVNIMLAVYEKKTVTVDLYRPLRNYIVINYSEREAQNLDDDLETLKQLRSEIERGSSDSLPARRDLLQNYFKALCAVESRFPISPDKDHINSVTFTWYDAFKTRQKAAQQNIHLEKAAVLFNLGASHSQIALSFDRSSVDGRRQASHSFIAAAGAFAFLRDNVAMKASMGSSTTVDVSVECAGMLERLMLAQAQECVFENTIAKGSSPGVCSKISRQVGIFYEEALAALNVAPLNQHFEKSWLAHVQLKAALFYAEACYRYGLELHEKEEIAEEIARLKSGINALSEAKRTAPRGAAQQLLDAINKLEVSLNQNLDRAMKENDRVYLMRVPPASSLSPLPAFSMVKPLSMNEVLDASKGKMFASLVPDNSAKSLSRYTEMVDDVIRTQAEKLQQGSELARVRLKEMDLPDSILALEGNITLPTALKEEVEAVQICGGPAGLEAELQQLKDLSRVNQELLVQTEELLQKEATEDAQFRSQFGTRWTRPQSSTLTKNLQDRLNRYAANLKQAAESDARIERSVRDHAALMSILDRRPIESALPSLARPIMSLDANEDAIVGVLKQSLRQLESLGAQRAGLEDMLKEMKRKDDILPKLMTSTGSHEDLFRKEIGKYDNICEEIAKNLQAQEQLLMQIQAQNDDFAAIFNLEDYKASREKMYKQIEAAIAKYREIKDNINEGLKFYVTLQDAITNIKQQCSDFVMTRNIQCREMVDDVQRQISGLSFKDNKNSGSYNYPPGGQHHTPRSTSQPTDPANSTNAVRLQTPAYQPPQQPTVPGYVQNPPPYGAPQQPPPYHLQASGPPYPPPQQQQQQPQPSHDYGQPAYPGWRGPYYNAPQQQQQPGSMPPPPYTIPSQYPPPSQSGYYRQQ